From the genome of Solibacillus sp. FSL H8-0538:
GCAATCGTCCACCCAACGCTTGCTGGAGAAAATATGAGTAGTGAAAATTACGTTTCTAAAATACTGAAGGATCGTGAAATAACGAAACAACTGAAAACAGAAATTGGACAAAAGGATCATATTATCGCCTACACAAAAATCCCAGAAATTGGTTGGACTATTGGTGCGGTGTATAACCAAAAAAACCTTCAAGAAACAGCGAGCAGTATTCAAAAAATCATTTTCATTATTACGGTACTGATTTTAGCCGTGACATTTATTGTACTGTACTTCTTCATTTCACGTATGGTCAAGCCGCTTTATACACTTGGCACATTAATGGAACGCGTATCAGACGGGGATCTAACCGTTCATATTGAAGTAAAGACACAGGATGAAATTGGCCGTCTTGCTCATCATTTCAATGACATGATTGGTCACATGAAAAATATTATTCGTGTAGTGCAGCATTCTGCAACAAACGTAGAGGACCGTTCACATCACTTGAGTGCGATGGCAGAGCAAACGAGTGCATCAAGCATTGAAGTGTCCATGGCAGTAAATGAAATTGCCGTTGGTGCCACAGAATCGTCTGAAAATGCAGATGAGGTAACGGAGCAATCCGCATCACTAGGCAATCAAATTAATCGCATGCATGAACAGACAAGCGCTGTTCAAAAAGTGACGATGGAAGCAGGTCAATTAAATGGTACGGGTCAGGAAAAAATGTCTGCCCTTCTCACGAGCTTTGATAGTTCAGAAAAAGACTTACACGAAATGGCTCGTGTTGTAAGTGCACTTGAGGCAAAAATTACATCGATTGATTCTGTTATGAACGGTATCTCTGCGATTTCAGCGCAAACAAATTTACTCGCACTAAATGCATCAATTGAAGCTGCACGTGCCGGCGACCATGGCAAAGGCTTTGCCGTCGTAGCCGATGAAGTCCGCAAGCTAGCTGAACAATCTGCGGCATCAACAGAGCAAGTAAAAGCAACAATCACAGAGCTTCAAAAAGAATCACATTCCGTTACTTCACAAATGAAGGAAATGGAGGAAACTTTCCATAATCAGGGCAGTGTTGTTGAGGATACTAACGCTGTTTTCAATCAATTGTCATCCTTAATCGATACAATTGAAGACTCGTTTGTCTCGGTTACTGAAGAAATACAAGGCATTATCGGCTATAAAGATCAAGTGGTCCATACTATTGAGCATATGGCGATTACTGCACAATCCTCTGCTGCTGCATGTGAGGAAGTAAGTGCTGCATCAGATGAGCAACTACGTGCCATCCAGTCTGTTGCCGAAGCATCAGAGCAGCTAAATAACTTAAGTAATGAGCTTTCTGTCGCTGTAAGTAAATTTAAATTATAGTTTTAGGAGTTGTGCGGAATATTGTCGCGCAACTTTTTATATTAAAAATATTTCAACGTTTATGAAAATATAGTAAAATAGGGACCAGTCAATAACGAAAGGATGAATACTTTGGCACTTAATGCTTCATTAAAAACAAAAATTTTAGTCCCCCTACTATCCTTACTTGTCATCTCTTTTACCTTGCTTATTATCATTCTATCTAGTTCCAATGGTAAAGCACTAAAAGAAAATACTATTTCACAAAGCTCTACAATGATTGATAGCACGTCTGAAACAATTACTTCCTATTTTGCTCAATATAAAAATGGAATGAATTTACTTTCTCAAAATAAAGAGCTAATAACCGTTGCATCTGAATCGGTTTCATCAGATTCCCTTCAAGTTGACGCACTTTATGAAGCACTTGTGCCGTTTACGGATATTTATAATGGAGTATTAAGTACATATGTTGGTTTGGCAAATAAGCAAACTGTCATTACGCCCAATAACACAATTCCGGAAAACTATGATCCGCATTCCCGTGATTGGTATAAAGATGCTGTACAGGCAAATGGTCCAGTCTGGAGCGAGCCATATATTGATGCATTTACAGGAGAGAAAGTCATTACAATCTCTCAACCGATTTATAAGGGAGATACTTTTTTAGGCGTGATCGCAACAGATTTAAGCCTTTCCTCTTTAATGGAAATGGTGCAAACCATTGATCCGGGCTACAAAGGCAATGTGATCCTTATAAGTTCACTTGGTAATGCAATCGTCCATGAGTCCATTGAAGAAGAAAACTTATTCGAAATTAATGATTACGCCTTTTTAGAAAAATTACAACAAACTGACGAAGACATTCATACAGAAGAAACGACATCTGGAATAACCATCTATAAGCGCGTATCAGATTTAAACTGGATTGTCGGAGCAGAATATGCAGAGAATAACGTAAATGCGCTTTCCAACTCAACAACGAAAACGCTTATCATTACCAGTGTTGTTGTGCTGATTCTAATGGCAGCTTTAATTTTATACATTGTCGGACGCCTCGTAAAACCAATTAATCATCTAGAAAAGCAAGCACAACAAATTGCGACTGGTGATTTAACGGTTGAAATGGTGGCAACAAGCGCAGATGAAATTGGCCGACTGTCAACATCCTTTAATGAAATGGTGACAAAAACGAGCGCTACACTCCACCAAATTCAAGAATCTGTCAACCAGCTTAGCCTTTCCTCTGAAAGCTTAAATGCCTATTCAGAAGAAATGAATGCAGTAAGTGATGAAATTGCTAAAGCAACGTCTTCTATTTCAGAAGATGCGTCGATTGTCAGTCAGGAAGCAGCGAATGCGGCCAGCTCATCTGCTGTTTTACAGGTGCAAATGGAAACTATTAATGAAAATACAGGGGTGCTCTCTTCTACTGCACATAATGTAGATTCAATTAGTCAAGAAGCGTTACAGCAAATTGAACATTTAGATCATGCGAACCATTCAATGCAGCAAAAAATTGGGCATATGCAAGAGGTAATCTCATCATTAGAAACAGGCATGGTAACTATCGAAAGTATTACGACGATGATTACAAACATTTCATCACAAACAAATTTACTTGCACTAAACGCGTCGATTGAAGCAGCACGAGCTGGTGAACATGGGAAAGGCTTTGCTGTCGTAGCCGATGAAGTACGGAAATTGGCGGAGCAATCTGCTGAAGCTGCATCAAATGTTCAGTTAGCTATCCAAGGCATTTTATCGAAAACAAAAGAGGCTTCATATGAAATGCGTCAAACGAATGAGCAATTCGACGTACAGCTACAAGCAGTAGATCAAACGACTACTGCATTCCAGCAAATGTCAGCTCAAGTAACTGATATGCTTCAAGCCATTCATACAATCAATGAAGAAGTGTCAACCGCTACCGCCTCTTCTGCACTAATGCAAAAGCAAATGGCAGAAATATTAAGCGCTAGCGATCAAACCCTTGCCGCAACAGAGGAAGTGACAAGCTCTACTCACGAGCAAAGTCAGGCTACACATACAGTCGCAACAGCTTCTGAAGAACTGCTTGGCATGGCACACGAAATGAAACGCCTTATCGACCAATTTAAAATGAAATAATAAATGGAGAGGACTGCCTAGTAGGTAGTCCTCTCTTCGTCTTTAGAATATTGTAGTATTTAAACGTATGTAGAAAGATGAGAATAACACAACTCGCGCAAACTAGGGCGAGTTGATGTCCTTACATATGTGGAGAGGAAAATTATTCTTTCTTATCCACATAAAAAAAATGCCCTTTTATGCGCAAAAGGACATTTAAATCAAGTCTACTATTAGGGGAAGACTTTATGCCACTCTTTATTAATATAGAGGGGGTTACGTTAGTATTTTACCCAAGAAATTGAAAATGGATACTTTTGTTTTTAATGTAAAAATTCTTTCGGTAATTTTTGTTTAATATGTGCTTTTGTATGTGTAGAGTCCACAATTTTTTTTACTTTTGATAATTATCTTTCTAGTGCGATTTCTACTTTTTTTCGATAACCAAGTCTAATTCGCTTACATCTTGAACACGAAGCCTAAGGAATTTTATTAGTAAAATCGGAGCAATTTTGGAATCTTCTGGTGCCATATCTATGAAATACTTCAACGTCCTATTGTATTATTAACGTTTGTCAATATCAGTATCAGATACTTCAAAAGTACCTTTTAATTATAGGTAATGTAAATTAACTCTGTTGTTTTTATGAAAATAATGATTAGTAGTGAAAACTTACTACAACCGTGCCTTGCACAAAGCGCGAAGACGAACCGTAGGAGACCACTTCAGTGGGATCATGCGGTTTGTGCGCTTAGCAGGGTTGGAATTAGCTAGTACAACAACAGTAGCCTTTAAAAGCACTAAATGAAAAAAGCGAAGTATTCAACGATTGAATCGCCGAATACCTCCCTAAGCTAAATTATATGGACTTTTTCAGCGCCCTCAATACCCATATGGATGGTGACTTAGAAAGTTTTCAATTTAACGGTCCCAACCTACACCCTACGCACAATCTTCACGTGCTCTAAATTCACATACGTATTAGCCATTCTCGCTGATTGCATTTCAATAAATGGTCCATCCATTTTCATGATTTTTCCGATATGATATGGCTTTGTACTTTGATTCAAAATGACAAGCTCGTTTGTCATTTTCGCTAACTGTGCTGCTAATGTTGGTTCCAAGTCGGAAGGTGCTGCATTATCTCTATGCAGTCCGTAAGGCAATTGGTTGTGCGGATATGGAATAAGCGATTTCAAATGCTTACTTGCAATATACATCGTCTTATAAATCGGTGAATGGAATACAAAATAGTCCTGTAATACATGCGTAATATATCCGTGCAGGGACTCGTTACGCATGACATAAAGTTCTGTATAGAACCCTAGTGCTTGGGTAAGGATACCTGGTAAAGTCAATTCGTTTTTATTAATACTTGGCAACTCAGAGGGCTCTACCACAGCCTCATTCTCATTACTTGCTTTTGTAACATGCTGAATATGTTCAACCGGAATATACAAAAAATCAATTCCATTAAACAACACGACTATGTCACGACTTAAATCAATAATTGATCCTTTAATCAATGTATTTCCCGAAAGTTCAAGTGTAATCGTTTCTTTACCTGCATACTGAAGTAAATTGATCACGCTCCCCCTCCCTCTCATTCAAATAGCCACATCGTCCATGCATATAAACTAAATAAACTCACAATTAATCCAATTGGAATAACATAAACCGTAACTTTGAGATATTTCCCCCATGTGATGTGAATGCCGTTTTTTTTCAATATAAACATCCAAATAAGCGTTGCGAGTGTACCAATTGGCGTTAGGAGTGCACCGATATCACTTCCCAATACATTTGCTAAATATGCTATTTGTAACAGTAGTGGGCTTAAGTCCATATCCATAATGGAAAACGTACCAATCATGACAGCTGGAAGATTATTAAATACGTTTGAGAGTACAGTAGAAAGTACGCCAAACGCAATTGCAGCATTCATTGCATCTTGCTCAGCAAAGTCTTTAAGTAAGCGAATAATCATGTCATTGAATCCGACATTTTGTAGACCGTATACAAGGACATACATGTTGAAGGCAAATAAAAAAATATGCCAGGGCGACCCTTTAACTATATCAATTATTCCCGTTCTCGTTTTCATCCACCTGTAAGCAATCAAAATCAATGCACCTACAAGGCCAATCCATTCAATTGATATGCCTAGTGGGGTAAGCACAAAAAAGCTAGTTCTCGTCGCTACGACAATGATTAAACAAATTTTAATCATTTGCCAATCGATCACTTCTTCTTCCCGATTCGTACTAAGTGGATGGGCTGATGGATTCATTGTGTAGTGATGAGGAATAAATGTAATTTTCTTCGGCAGCTCTTTGTGAAAATACAAATATAAAAGCAATGCAATTATACAAATGCCAATCATCGACGGAACGAACATCATATTGACATAACTATTTAGGCTGAGGCCAATCATTTTTAGTGCGATTAAATTTGAAATATTGCTGACGGCGATTGGAGCACTTGCTGCAGTGGCAATGAGAGCACCCGAAATTAAATACGGGAAGATTTGGTGAGGCTTAAATCGGAGAAGTTTGACGATATGAATAATGATTGGTGTTGTAATTAAAATGCTCCCGTCATTATTGAACAGCATTGTTGTAAAGAAACATAGTAAATTCGTATAAATGTATAGTCGAGTGCCCGAATTCTTAGACTTGATAATGATATTATAAGCAATCCATCGAAAAAAACCGATGCTTTCAAGTACAATGGACATCATAATGGTAGATAGAATCGTTATTGCAGGGCCGCTGACAATTGTAACGATGCCCGAAACATCTTGCCACGAAACAATGCCCGTTATTAAAATAATGCCCGCACCAATTGTTGTGGGTATTACTTCATTGATGCCAAACGGTCGCCACAACATGAATAATATTGTTAGCATAAAAACAACCATCATCAATGTAACCGAGCTATCCACCATGCAAATCAGCCGCCTCATGCTTTGGAATTGTTGGTTTTGTAATTGGAATGCTTGGTTTCTTTTCGCGCGGAGTAGTCAAAAACAGCTTATAAAAAACCGCCCCAACTATTGAAAAGTAGAGTAACATGAGCATAAAATCCCCCCTTTCTCTCCAATAGTTGCGAACTTTTTATTTACGTCTATATGAATTTTTTGTTTGTTTACTATTACCTTTTTCTTCGTTTGACTCTTTAGCTTTCGAACCTGCGCTAATGTTGCGAATATGGTACATCGATAGACGAATAACCTCACCATTTGAAATAATTGTGACGTAATCCTTTGTTATTTCATCTAAAATGCCTTCAATCATTTCCGGACCGCCGCGATTTACCTTAATCCAATGATGATACAGGTTGCCTATTACCGATACAAAATCCGCATCCTGTAAATATTCAAGTTTTTCCGGCATTTCCATATTAAATTTCA
Proteins encoded in this window:
- a CDS encoding methyl-accepting chemotaxis protein, translating into MKLSIRWRIIGLVILIVIVGLGSLATISSLIITNKTEESVVNQSETLVTQVSTTITTFLSTYEKGISVLAASENIKQFSNADRTYNSEADQVYRQELANFLKSFDAASSVYFSDGVETIIEPHFDGIIGFDTTTRSWYQNSMKNPDSVHWSAPYIDESTGEYAITGSIAVKEGNQIIGIMGVDLLLSNLTETVSSIELGYGGYPIIFDSAGSAIVHPTLAGENMSSENYVSKILKDREITKQLKTEIGQKDHIIAYTKIPEIGWTIGAVYNQKNLQETASSIQKIIFIITVLILAVTFIVLYFFISRMVKPLYTLGTLMERVSDGDLTVHIEVKTQDEIGRLAHHFNDMIGHMKNIIRVVQHSATNVEDRSHHLSAMAEQTSASSIEVSMAVNEIAVGATESSENADEVTEQSASLGNQINRMHEQTSAVQKVTMEAGQLNGTGQEKMSALLTSFDSSEKDLHEMARVVSALEAKITSIDSVMNGISAISAQTNLLALNASIEAARAGDHGKGFAVVADEVRKLAEQSAASTEQVKATITELQKESHSVTSQMKEMEETFHNQGSVVEDTNAVFNQLSSLIDTIEDSFVSVTEEIQGIIGYKDQVVHTIEHMAITAQSSAAACEEVSAASDEQLRAIQSVAEASEQLNNLSNELSVAVSKFKL
- a CDS encoding methyl-accepting chemotaxis protein, yielding MALNASLKTKILVPLLSLLVISFTLLIIILSSSNGKALKENTISQSSTMIDSTSETITSYFAQYKNGMNLLSQNKELITVASESVSSDSLQVDALYEALVPFTDIYNGVLSTYVGLANKQTVITPNNTIPENYDPHSRDWYKDAVQANGPVWSEPYIDAFTGEKVITISQPIYKGDTFLGVIATDLSLSSLMEMVQTIDPGYKGNVILISSLGNAIVHESIEEENLFEINDYAFLEKLQQTDEDIHTEETTSGITIYKRVSDLNWIVGAEYAENNVNALSNSTTKTLIITSVVVLILMAALILYIVGRLVKPINHLEKQAQQIATGDLTVEMVATSADEIGRLSTSFNEMVTKTSATLHQIQESVNQLSLSSESLNAYSEEMNAVSDEIAKATSSISEDASIVSQEAANAASSSAVLQVQMETINENTGVLSSTAHNVDSISQEALQQIEHLDHANHSMQQKIGHMQEVISSLETGMVTIESITTMITNISSQTNLLALNASIEAARAGEHGKGFAVVADEVRKLAEQSAEAASNVQLAIQGILSKTKEASYEMRQTNEQFDVQLQAVDQTTTAFQQMSAQVTDMLQAIHTINEEVSTATASSALMQKQMAEILSASDQTLAATEEVTSSTHEQSQATHTVATASEELLGMAHEMKRLIDQFKMK
- a CDS encoding DUF2642 domain-containing protein, yielding MINLLQYAGKETITLELSGNTLIKGSIIDLSRDIVVLFNGIDFLYIPVEHIQHVTKASNENEAVVEPSELPSINKNELTLPGILTQALGFYTELYVMRNESLHGYITHVLQDYFVFHSPIYKTMYIASKHLKSLIPYPHNQLPYGLHRDNAAPSDLEPTLAAQLAKMTNELVILNQSTKPYHIGKIMKMDGPFIEMQSARMANTYVNLEHVKIVRRV
- a CDS encoding arsenic transporter — translated: MVDSSVTLMMVVFMLTILFMLWRPFGINEVIPTTIGAGIILITGIVSWQDVSGIVTIVSGPAITILSTIMMSIVLESIGFFRWIAYNIIIKSKNSGTRLYIYTNLLCFFTTMLFNNDGSILITTPIIIHIVKLLRFKPHQIFPYLISGALIATAASAPIAVSNISNLIALKMIGLSLNSYVNMMFVPSMIGICIIALLLYLYFHKELPKKITFIPHHYTMNPSAHPLSTNREEEVIDWQMIKICLIIVVATRTSFFVLTPLGISIEWIGLVGALILIAYRWMKTRTGIIDIVKGSPWHIFLFAFNMYVLVYGLQNVGFNDMIIRLLKDFAEQDAMNAAIAFGVLSTVLSNVFNNLPAVMIGTFSIMDMDLSPLLLQIAYLANVLGSDIGALLTPIGTLATLIWMFILKKNGIHITWGKYLKVTVYVIPIGLIVSLFSLYAWTMWLFE